The Lycium ferocissimum isolate CSIRO_LF1 chromosome 8, AGI_CSIRO_Lferr_CH_V1, whole genome shotgun sequence DNA segment GCGAAGTCATCTTTCCCCTTCTGAGCAGGAAAACCTTTTAATTTTCTCGCAaccaaaaaactaaaaattGACTTACTTTTTGGAATCTTCTTCGTCACATATTTAAGGCGATATCATAaatctattatttaattaattagtaGTTTTCCGGCACGTGCGTTGCACATGTGTAATAAGTCACGTCGTATacaattttattaaataatatcaatatatttaaaaataaaattttgtaatAAGTAATTACAAAGTATAAGTTTATGTGATTGATCACAGTAATGGTACCATCGTATGTGTGTGACTCTCTCATTTATTAGAGATAGGTTAGTGACTCATTTTGCACAAATTAGAAATATTATCAACTTTGAAGTATCCAATTTTGCTAATTAATATGAGTgagaaatttttttatattaaaaaccaAGCGAAGTCATCTTTTCCCTTCTGGGCagaaaatttttttaattttctcgcaaccaaaaactaaaattgacttatttttttggaatcTTCTTCGTCACACATTTAAGGCGAtatcataaattttcatttatttaattaattattagtttATTGGCACGTGTGTTGCACGTGTGCGAGTCGTGTAGTATACGAttttatatatcaatatattcaaaataaagttttaaataaataattatacatCAAAGAATAAAGTATACGTTATATGAATGCACTGCAGTAATGATACCATCGTATGTGTGTGACTCTGCTTAGTACTTCTCATTTACTTTTACTATTAGAAATAGGTTATTGACTCATTTTGCACAAATTAGAGATATTATCAACTTTGAGGTATCCAATTTTGTTAATTAATCTGAGTGAGaagaatttttatattaaaaattgagcgaagtcatcttttcctttttggacAGAAAAACTTTTAATTTTCTCGCAGCCAAAAACTAAAAATTGACTTATTTTTAGTAATCTTTTTGGTCACACATTTAAGGTGATATCagaaattttcattatttaattatgttttcgACAGGTACCTAGACCAGTTCGGGAAGACCAAAGTCCACAACCACAATTGTCCATTTTTTGGCCTACCAAATCCACCAGCACCATGCCCTTGTCCTTTAAGGCAAGCTTGGGGAAGCCTTGATGCACTAATTGGTAGGCTTAGAGCTGCTTATGAAGAACATGGTGGAAAGCCAGAAATGAACCCTTTTGGGGCAAGAGCTGTGAGGCTATTTTTAAGGGAAGTGAGGGATTTTCAGTCAAAGTCAAGAGGGATTAGTTAtgaaaagaagaggaagaaaccatcatcatcaacaaataataataagcaGAAAATAGCAGTGACAATGGCGGCTGAAGGTGTTGATTGTGGTACAAGTGCAAATTTCTATGGACACACAAATATTAGTAGTGCTAATTGAGTGCTAATGAAGACGGGAGGTTCAGGCCGCGAAAGCAggctcttgcagaaatgcaagatGAAGTTGTGTATATAAGATCCAATGTGATCGACCTGTGTTTCCCCAAATTTAAAGCGTATTGCGGGAACTTGATAGCTCAATGCATTAGGTTATCCTTTTATTTAATAATTGTGTAGTTGAAGTTAAATCGTAATGTAGTATAAGAAAAACTATGTTAGTCATATAGGAGAATATGAAACTAGAACATTTTCCATGCATCCTTGTCTATATTATGAAGTACTGGTCTTAGTTTAATTAATTAGTATATGTGTATTTTAACCAGTTCAAGTAATT contains these protein-coding regions:
- the LOC132068145 gene encoding protein LIGHT-DEPENDENT SHORT HYPOCOTYLS 1-like, whose amino-acid sequence is MDFVTPQGNNFSSGNNMVQGTNMLQGTKIHADGTTMIASSAPPLSRYENQKRRDWNTFCQYLSNQHPPLSLPHCTSAHVLEFLRYLDQFGKTKVHNHNCPFFGLPNPPAPCPCPLRQAWGSLDALIGRLRAAYEEHGGKPEMNPFGARAVRLFLREVRDFQSKSRGISYEKKRKKPSSSTNNNKQKIAVTMAAEGVDCGTSANFYGHTNISSAN